In Tursiops truncatus isolate mTurTru1 chromosome 9, mTurTru1.mat.Y, whole genome shotgun sequence, a single genomic region encodes these proteins:
- the CCDC136 gene encoding coiled-coil domain-containing protein 136 isoform X6, whose protein sequence is MDAGAGAGAGATGWSCPGPGPTVTTSGSYEVSEGCERKKGQRWGSLERRGMQAMEGEVLLPALYEEEEEEEEEEEEVEEEDDQVQKGGSVGSLSVGKHRGLSLTETELEELRAQVLQLVAELEETRELAGQHEDDSLELQGLLEDERLASAQQAEVFTKQIQQLQGELRSLREEISLLEHEKESELQEIEQELHLAQAEIQNLRQAAEDSATEHENDIASLQEDLCRMQNELEDMERIRGEYEMEITSLRAEIEMKNSDVSNSLSLSDFSEMQEELQQLRDRYHFLNEEYQVLRENNSSLTGQLADLESERTLRATERCLESQALGSMKSAESQTSKEDFLEPDPEMHLLRQQLLGAEEQMHDMQNKCKKLSCELQELQHHRRTSEEEQRRLQRELKCAQDEVLRFQTSHSVTQGEELRTRLCALQQKYDASQDEQNELLKVQLQLEAELQQLKDMKPTVVESQSEKELQCQLQKLQLQYQSIMCEKDELLAVQQQLQDSLRCHEAEVQHLKGIVASFQESREKCDALLFRLTELQERYKASQKDMAQLQMGQCELLERQRRMQEAQGQLHEELHRLTFPLPRSGLFHKSQELLTKLQDLGELQMVYQGMQEKQKKLIQNQESVLKEQLELHGALQRFKESDFREVLENPKDSKWPKSSKCGHNKSKVIIAQMQSLQELYEASEAEQELRQQEQERLLEERKRLQADLQLCLEEMHMLQVQSPSVKMSLESYKKSYGTTDTSNENCRRDCNIDDNESCHESYNSSQASEESVLQSYDRSTSTGESCGRSYRSSSSSIAYKRSYGTSRSSDTCHKSYVSSSMDGELADPEDMERFEDTVAKVLIKLQGVQAMYQLSQEEHDLLRQQMRNLLDKQKGPKEELDACEKEFKERVERLEKTVASQNEEHEIKELQAKLRELQLQYQASVDERGRLLAMQEQLEGQLQCCQEELHQLKEKRSSVTKETKGTNGNKNVNKNANGVKSKKVAKPSLESSEVSCETRKSLEVVLYYKASHVALDDQTKEEIEEETKEAIEDKTEAIEDETKESWDELVSEPSGPREVKFKEDQEERYEEFHSQEGKEEGNDQGEEEDEASEGSNPLKPSESKKNMFGMWKPMVFLALAAVALYVLPNMRPQETESYLVE, encoded by the exons ATGGACGCGGGCGCCGGGGCCGGCGCGGGCGCCACGGGTTGGAGCTGCCCGGGCCCAG GACCCACAGTGACCACTTCAGGCTCCTACGAGGTATCAGAGGGTTGTGAGAGGAAGAAAGGCCAACGCTGGGGGTCCCTGGAACGGCGGGGGATGCAAGCTATGGAGG GGGAAGTGTTACTCCCAGCTCTCtacgaggaggaagaggaggaggaagaagaggaagaagaggtggAAGAAGAGGATGATCAAGTGCAGAAAGGTGGCAGCGTGGGCTCCCTGTCGGTTGGCAAGCACCGGGGCCTGAGCCTCACggagacagagctggaggagcTGAGGGCTCAGGTGCTGCAgctggtggcagagctggaggagACCCGGGAACTGGCAGGGCAGCATGAGGACGACTCGCTGGAGCTGCAGG GGCTCCTGGAGGATGAGCGGCTGGCCAGCGCCCAGCAGGCAGAGGTGTTCACCAAGCAGATTCAGCAGCTCCAAG GTGAGCTGCGGTCTCTACGGGAGGAGATTTCCCTGTTAGAGCATGAAAAAGAAAGTGAACTTCAGGAAATAGAACAGGAGTTGCATTTGGCCCAGGCTGAGATCCAGAATCTGCGGCAAGCAGCGGAGGACTCTGCGACTGAACATGAGAATGACATAGCCTCCCTGCAGGAGGATCTCTGCCGGATGCAGAATGAACTCGAGGACATGGAGCGCATCCGAGGAGAGTATGAGATGGAGATCACCTCCCTCCgtgcagaaatagaaatgaagaactcTGACGTATCCAATAGTTTAAGTCTCTCAGATTTCTCTGAGATGCAAG AAGAGTTGCAGCAACTGCGGGACCGCTACCACTTCCTGAACGAGGAGTACCAGGTCCTCCGAGAGAACAACAGTAGCCTCACAGGACAGCTTGCGGATCTGGAGAGTGAGAG GACACTAAGAGCAACAGAAAGATGCCTGGAGTCCCAAGCACTAGGGAGTATGAAGTCAGCAGAGTCTCAGACTTCAAAAGAGGATTTCCTGGAGCCTGATCCTGAAATGCATTTGTTGCGACAGCagctgctgggagctgaggagCAGATGCATGACATGCAGAACAAG TGTAAGAAATTGAGTTGTGAGTTGCAAGAGCTACAGCACCATCGCCGGACCAGTGAGGAGGAGCAGAGGCGGCTGCAGAGGGAGCTCAAGTGTGCACAGGATGAGGTCCTTCGGTTTCAGACTTCCCACAGTGTCACCCAG GGCGAGGAGCTGAGGACCAGACTCTGTGCCCTGCAGCAAAAGTATGATGCTAGCCAGGATGAGCAGAATGAGCTCTTGAAGGTACAGCTACAACTTGAGGCTGAGCTCCAGCAGCTCAAAGATATGAAACCCACAGTCGTAGAAAGCCAGAGTGAGAAG GAGTTACAGTGCCAGCTACAGAAGCTGCAGCTGCAGTACCAGAGCATCATGTGTGAGAAGGACGAGCTGCTGGCCGTGCAGCAGCAGCTGCAAGACAGCCTGCGCTGCCACGAGGCAGAGGTGCAGCACCTCAAGGGCATCGTGGCCTCCTTCcaagagagcagagagaag TGTGACGCACTGCTCTTCAGACTGACAGAATTGCAGGAGAGGTACAAGGCCAGCCAGAAGGATATGGCGCAGCTGCAGATGGGGCAGTGCGAGCTCctggagaggcagaggaggatgCAGGAGGCGCAGGGCCAGCTGCACGAAGAGCTGCACAGGCTCACGTTCCCGCTCCCCAGATCTGGTCTCTTCCACAAG AGTCAGGAGCTCCTTACAAAGTTACAAGACCTGGGTGAACTACAGATGGTCTACCAAGGCATGCAGGAGAAGCAGAAAAAACTGATACAGAATCAAGAAAGTGTATTAAAAGAACAATTAGAACTGCACGGAGCGCTGCAACGTTTCAAGGAGTCTGATTTCCGGGAAGTGTTGGAGAATCCGAAGGACTCCAAATGGCCTAAGTCCTCAAAATGTGGTCATAACAAG TCAAAGGTGATCATCGCCCAGATGCAGTCTCTGCAGGAGCTGTACGAGGCCAGTGAGGCTGAGCAGGAGCTGCGGCAGCAGGAGCAGGAGCGGCTTCTAGAGGAGCGGAAGAGGCTGCAGGCCGACCTGCAGCTCtgcctggaagaaatgcacatgCTCCAAGTCCAGTCCCCTTCTGTGAAAATGAGCCTTGAGTCCTACAAGAAGAGTTATGGGACCACGGACACCAGCAACGAGAACTGTCGCAGAGATTGTAACATTGATGACAACGAGAGCTGTCACGAGAGTTACAACAGCAGCCAGGCCAGCGAAGAGAGCGTCCTCCAGAGCTATGACAGGAGCACCAGTACTGGGGAGTCCTGTGGGAGGAGTTaccgcagcagcagcagcagcattgcCTATAAGAGGAGTTACGGCACCAGCAGGAGCTCTGACACCTGTCACAAGAGTTACGTCAGCAGCAGCATGGACGGCGAACTTGCCGATCCTGAAGATATGGAG CGCTTTGAGGACACGGTTGCCAAGGTGTTGATCAAGCTGCAGGGAGTGCAGGCCATGTACCAGCTCAGCCAGGAGGAGCACGACCTGCTGCGGCAGCAGATGAGAAACCTGCTAGACAAGCAGAAAGGGCCGAAGGAAGAGCTGGATGCCTGCGAGAAGGAATTCAAGGAGCGCGTGGAACGCTTGGAGAAGACTGTTGCCTCCCAAAATGAGGAGCACGAG ATCAAAGAACTGCAGGCCAAGCTGCGGGAGCTGCAGCTACAGTACCAGGCTAGCGTGGATGAGCGGGGGCGGCTCCTGGCCATGCAGGAGCAGTTGGAGGGGCAGCTGCAGTGCTGCCAGGAAGAGCTTCACCAGCTCAAAGAGAAGAGGTCCTCTGTTACCAAAGAAACCAAGGGAACGAATGGCAATAAGAACGTGAATAAGAATGCCAATGGGGTTAAAAGTAAAAAGGTGGCCAAGCCAAGCCTGGAGAGTTCTGAGGTCAGCTGTGAGACCAGAAAG AGTCTGGAGGTGGTGCTGTACTACAAGGCCAGCCACGTGGCCTTGGACGATCAAACgaaagaggaaatagaagagGAAACGAAGGAGGCAATTGAGGACAAAACGGAGGCAATTGAGGACGAAACAAAGGAGTCCTGGGATGAACTAGTTTCTGAGCCATCAGGTCCTAGAGAGGTTAAATTCAAAGAAGACCAGGAGGAGAGATATGAAGAGTTCCACAGCCAGGAGGGTAAGGAAGAAGGCAACGaccaaggggaggaggaggatgaagCTTCAGAGGGAAGCAACCCCCTCAAGCCTTCTGAGAGCAAAAAG AACATGTTTGGGATGTGGAAGCCTATGGTGTTCTTGGCCCTTGCAGCTGTGGCTCTGTATGTGTTACCCAACATGCGACCGCAGGAGACAGAGTCCTACCTCGTGGAGTGA
- the CCDC136 gene encoding coiled-coil domain-containing protein 136 isoform X5: MDAGAGAGAGATGWSCPGPGPTVTTSGSYEVSEGCERKKGQRWGSLERRGMQAMEGEVLLPALYEEEEEEEEEEEEVEEEDDQVQKGGSVGSLSVGKHRGLSLTETELEELRAQVLQLVAELEETRELAGQHEDDSLELQGLLEDERLASAQQAEVFTKQIQQLQGELRSLREEISLLEHEKESELQEIEQELHLAQAEIQNLRQAAEDSATEHENDIASLQEDLCRMQNELEDMERIRGEYEMEITSLRAEIEMKNSDVSNSLSLSDFSEMQEELQQLRDRYHFLNEEYQVLRENNSSLTGQLADLESERTLRATERCLESQALGSMKSAESQTSKEDFLEPDPEMHLLRQQLLGAEEQMHDMQNKCKKLSCELQELQHHRRTSEEEQRRLQRELKCAQDEVLRFQTSHSVTQGEELRTRLCALQQKYDASQDEQNELLKVQLQLEAELQQLKDMKPTVVESQSEKNAEMHAQLQEMKRLYQTSKDALERQKHMYDQLEQDFLLCRQELQQLKTTQSIPEDKGKCADKCDALLFRLTELQERYKASQKDMAQLQMGQCELLERQRRMQEAQGQLHEELHRLTFPLPRSGLFHKSQELLTKLQDLGELQMVYQGMQEKQKKLIQNQESVLKEQLELHGALQRFKESDFREVLENPKDSKWPKSSKCGHNKSKVIIAQMQSLQELYEASEAEQELRQQEQERLLEERKRLQADLQLCLEEMHMLQVQSPSVKMSLESYKKSYGTTDTSNENCRRDCNIDDNESCHESYNSSQASEESVLQSYDRSTSTGESCGRSYRSSSSSIAYKRSYGTSRSSDTCHKSYVSSSMDGELADPEDMERFEDTVAKVLIKLQGVQAMYQLSQEEHDLLRQQMRNLLDKQKGPKEELDACEKEFKERVERLEKTVASQNEEHEIKELQAKLRELQLQYQASVDERGRLLAMQEQLEGQLQCCQEELHQLKEKRSSVTKETKGTNGNKNVNKNANGVKSKKVAKPSLESSEVSCETRKSLEVVLYYKASHVALDDQTKEEIEEETKEAIEDKTEAIEDETKESWDELVSEPSGPREVKFKEDQEERYEEFHSQEGKEEGNDQGEEEDEASEGSNPLKPSESKKNMFGMWKPMVFLALAAVALYVLPNMRPQETESYLVE; the protein is encoded by the exons ATGGACGCGGGCGCCGGGGCCGGCGCGGGCGCCACGGGTTGGAGCTGCCCGGGCCCAG GACCCACAGTGACCACTTCAGGCTCCTACGAGGTATCAGAGGGTTGTGAGAGGAAGAAAGGCCAACGCTGGGGGTCCCTGGAACGGCGGGGGATGCAAGCTATGGAGG GGGAAGTGTTACTCCCAGCTCTCtacgaggaggaagaggaggaggaagaagaggaagaagaggtggAAGAAGAGGATGATCAAGTGCAGAAAGGTGGCAGCGTGGGCTCCCTGTCGGTTGGCAAGCACCGGGGCCTGAGCCTCACggagacagagctggaggagcTGAGGGCTCAGGTGCTGCAgctggtggcagagctggaggagACCCGGGAACTGGCAGGGCAGCATGAGGACGACTCGCTGGAGCTGCAGG GGCTCCTGGAGGATGAGCGGCTGGCCAGCGCCCAGCAGGCAGAGGTGTTCACCAAGCAGATTCAGCAGCTCCAAG GTGAGCTGCGGTCTCTACGGGAGGAGATTTCCCTGTTAGAGCATGAAAAAGAAAGTGAACTTCAGGAAATAGAACAGGAGTTGCATTTGGCCCAGGCTGAGATCCAGAATCTGCGGCAAGCAGCGGAGGACTCTGCGACTGAACATGAGAATGACATAGCCTCCCTGCAGGAGGATCTCTGCCGGATGCAGAATGAACTCGAGGACATGGAGCGCATCCGAGGAGAGTATGAGATGGAGATCACCTCCCTCCgtgcagaaatagaaatgaagaactcTGACGTATCCAATAGTTTAAGTCTCTCAGATTTCTCTGAGATGCAAG AAGAGTTGCAGCAACTGCGGGACCGCTACCACTTCCTGAACGAGGAGTACCAGGTCCTCCGAGAGAACAACAGTAGCCTCACAGGACAGCTTGCGGATCTGGAGAGTGAGAG GACACTAAGAGCAACAGAAAGATGCCTGGAGTCCCAAGCACTAGGGAGTATGAAGTCAGCAGAGTCTCAGACTTCAAAAGAGGATTTCCTGGAGCCTGATCCTGAAATGCATTTGTTGCGACAGCagctgctgggagctgaggagCAGATGCATGACATGCAGAACAAG TGTAAGAAATTGAGTTGTGAGTTGCAAGAGCTACAGCACCATCGCCGGACCAGTGAGGAGGAGCAGAGGCGGCTGCAGAGGGAGCTCAAGTGTGCACAGGATGAGGTCCTTCGGTTTCAGACTTCCCACAGTGTCACCCAG GGCGAGGAGCTGAGGACCAGACTCTGTGCCCTGCAGCAAAAGTATGATGCTAGCCAGGATGAGCAGAATGAGCTCTTGAAGGTACAGCTACAACTTGAGGCTGAGCTCCAGCAGCTCAAAGATATGAAACCCACAGTCGTAGAAAGCCAGAGTGAGAAG aaTGCAGAGATGCACGCCCAGCTGCAGGAGATGAAGCGGCTGTACCAGACCAGCAAGGATGCGCTGGAGCGGCAAAAGCACATGTATGATCAGCTCGAGCAGGACTTCTTGCTCTGCCGGCAGGAGCTGCAGCAGCTCAAGACCACCCAGTCCATCCCAGAGGACAAGGGAAAGTGTGCTGATAAG TGTGACGCACTGCTCTTCAGACTGACAGAATTGCAGGAGAGGTACAAGGCCAGCCAGAAGGATATGGCGCAGCTGCAGATGGGGCAGTGCGAGCTCctggagaggcagaggaggatgCAGGAGGCGCAGGGCCAGCTGCACGAAGAGCTGCACAGGCTCACGTTCCCGCTCCCCAGATCTGGTCTCTTCCACAAG AGTCAGGAGCTCCTTACAAAGTTACAAGACCTGGGTGAACTACAGATGGTCTACCAAGGCATGCAGGAGAAGCAGAAAAAACTGATACAGAATCAAGAAAGTGTATTAAAAGAACAATTAGAACTGCACGGAGCGCTGCAACGTTTCAAGGAGTCTGATTTCCGGGAAGTGTTGGAGAATCCGAAGGACTCCAAATGGCCTAAGTCCTCAAAATGTGGTCATAACAAG TCAAAGGTGATCATCGCCCAGATGCAGTCTCTGCAGGAGCTGTACGAGGCCAGTGAGGCTGAGCAGGAGCTGCGGCAGCAGGAGCAGGAGCGGCTTCTAGAGGAGCGGAAGAGGCTGCAGGCCGACCTGCAGCTCtgcctggaagaaatgcacatgCTCCAAGTCCAGTCCCCTTCTGTGAAAATGAGCCTTGAGTCCTACAAGAAGAGTTATGGGACCACGGACACCAGCAACGAGAACTGTCGCAGAGATTGTAACATTGATGACAACGAGAGCTGTCACGAGAGTTACAACAGCAGCCAGGCCAGCGAAGAGAGCGTCCTCCAGAGCTATGACAGGAGCACCAGTACTGGGGAGTCCTGTGGGAGGAGTTaccgcagcagcagcagcagcattgcCTATAAGAGGAGTTACGGCACCAGCAGGAGCTCTGACACCTGTCACAAGAGTTACGTCAGCAGCAGCATGGACGGCGAACTTGCCGATCCTGAAGATATGGAG CGCTTTGAGGACACGGTTGCCAAGGTGTTGATCAAGCTGCAGGGAGTGCAGGCCATGTACCAGCTCAGCCAGGAGGAGCACGACCTGCTGCGGCAGCAGATGAGAAACCTGCTAGACAAGCAGAAAGGGCCGAAGGAAGAGCTGGATGCCTGCGAGAAGGAATTCAAGGAGCGCGTGGAACGCTTGGAGAAGACTGTTGCCTCCCAAAATGAGGAGCACGAG ATCAAAGAACTGCAGGCCAAGCTGCGGGAGCTGCAGCTACAGTACCAGGCTAGCGTGGATGAGCGGGGGCGGCTCCTGGCCATGCAGGAGCAGTTGGAGGGGCAGCTGCAGTGCTGCCAGGAAGAGCTTCACCAGCTCAAAGAGAAGAGGTCCTCTGTTACCAAAGAAACCAAGGGAACGAATGGCAATAAGAACGTGAATAAGAATGCCAATGGGGTTAAAAGTAAAAAGGTGGCCAAGCCAAGCCTGGAGAGTTCTGAGGTCAGCTGTGAGACCAGAAAG AGTCTGGAGGTGGTGCTGTACTACAAGGCCAGCCACGTGGCCTTGGACGATCAAACgaaagaggaaatagaagagGAAACGAAGGAGGCAATTGAGGACAAAACGGAGGCAATTGAGGACGAAACAAAGGAGTCCTGGGATGAACTAGTTTCTGAGCCATCAGGTCCTAGAGAGGTTAAATTCAAAGAAGACCAGGAGGAGAGATATGAAGAGTTCCACAGCCAGGAGGGTAAGGAAGAAGGCAACGaccaaggggaggaggaggatgaagCTTCAGAGGGAAGCAACCCCCTCAAGCCTTCTGAGAGCAAAAAG AACATGTTTGGGATGTGGAAGCCTATGGTGTTCTTGGCCCTTGCAGCTGTGGCTCTGTATGTGTTACCCAACATGCGACCGCAGGAGACAGAGTCCTACCTCGTGGAGTGA
- the CCDC136 gene encoding coiled-coil domain-containing protein 136 isoform X4 — MDAGAGAGAGATGWSCPGPGPTVTTSGSYEVSEGCERKKGQRWGSLERRGMQAMEGEVLLPALYEEEEEEEEEEEEVEEEDDQVQKGGSVGSLSVGKHRGLSLTETELEELRAQVLQLVAELEETRELAGQHEDDSLELQGLLEDERLASAQQAEVFTKQIQQLQGELRSLREEISLLEHEKESELQEIEQELHLAQAEIQNLRQAAEDSATEHENDIASLQEDLCRMQNELEDMERIRGEYEMEITSLRAEIEMKNSDVSNSLSLSDFSEMQEELQQLRDRYHFLNEEYQVLRENNSSLTGQLADLESERTLRATERCLESQALGSMKSAESQTSKEDFLEPDPEMHLLRQQLLGAEEQMHDMQNKCKKLSCELQELQHHRRTSEEEQRRLQRELKCAQDEVLRFQTSHSVTQELQCQLQKLQLQYQSIMCEKDELLAVQQQLQDSLRCHEAEVQHLKGIVASFQESREKNAEMHAQLQEMKRLYQTSKDALERQKHMYDQLEQDFLLCRQELQQLKTTQSIPEDKGKCADKCDALLFRLTELQERYKASQKDMAQLQMGQCELLERQRRMQEAQGQLHEELHRLTFPLPRSGLFHKSQELLTKLQDLGELQMVYQGMQEKQKKLIQNQESVLKEQLELHGALQRFKESDFREVLENPKDSKWPKSSKCGHNKSKVIIAQMQSLQELYEASEAEQELRQQEQERLLEERKRLQADLQLCLEEMHMLQVQSPSVKMSLESYKKSYGTTDTSNENCRRDCNIDDNESCHESYNSSQASEESVLQSYDRSTSTGESCGRSYRSSSSSIAYKRSYGTSRSSDTCHKSYVSSSMDGELADPEDMERFEDTVAKVLIKLQGVQAMYQLSQEEHDLLRQQMRNLLDKQKGPKEELDACEKEFKERVERLEKTVASQNEEHEIKELQAKLRELQLQYQASVDERGRLLAMQEQLEGQLQCCQEELHQLKEKRSSVTKETKGTNGNKNVNKNANGVKSKKVAKPSLESSEVSCETRKSLEVVLYYKASHVALDDQTKEEIEEETKEAIEDKTEAIEDETKESWDELVSEPSGPREVKFKEDQEERYEEFHSQEGKEEGNDQGEEEDEASEGSNPLKPSESKKNMFGMWKPMVFLALAAVALYVLPNMRPQETESYLVE; from the exons ATGGACGCGGGCGCCGGGGCCGGCGCGGGCGCCACGGGTTGGAGCTGCCCGGGCCCAG GACCCACAGTGACCACTTCAGGCTCCTACGAGGTATCAGAGGGTTGTGAGAGGAAGAAAGGCCAACGCTGGGGGTCCCTGGAACGGCGGGGGATGCAAGCTATGGAGG GGGAAGTGTTACTCCCAGCTCTCtacgaggaggaagaggaggaggaagaagaggaagaagaggtggAAGAAGAGGATGATCAAGTGCAGAAAGGTGGCAGCGTGGGCTCCCTGTCGGTTGGCAAGCACCGGGGCCTGAGCCTCACggagacagagctggaggagcTGAGGGCTCAGGTGCTGCAgctggtggcagagctggaggagACCCGGGAACTGGCAGGGCAGCATGAGGACGACTCGCTGGAGCTGCAGG GGCTCCTGGAGGATGAGCGGCTGGCCAGCGCCCAGCAGGCAGAGGTGTTCACCAAGCAGATTCAGCAGCTCCAAG GTGAGCTGCGGTCTCTACGGGAGGAGATTTCCCTGTTAGAGCATGAAAAAGAAAGTGAACTTCAGGAAATAGAACAGGAGTTGCATTTGGCCCAGGCTGAGATCCAGAATCTGCGGCAAGCAGCGGAGGACTCTGCGACTGAACATGAGAATGACATAGCCTCCCTGCAGGAGGATCTCTGCCGGATGCAGAATGAACTCGAGGACATGGAGCGCATCCGAGGAGAGTATGAGATGGAGATCACCTCCCTCCgtgcagaaatagaaatgaagaactcTGACGTATCCAATAGTTTAAGTCTCTCAGATTTCTCTGAGATGCAAG AAGAGTTGCAGCAACTGCGGGACCGCTACCACTTCCTGAACGAGGAGTACCAGGTCCTCCGAGAGAACAACAGTAGCCTCACAGGACAGCTTGCGGATCTGGAGAGTGAGAG GACACTAAGAGCAACAGAAAGATGCCTGGAGTCCCAAGCACTAGGGAGTATGAAGTCAGCAGAGTCTCAGACTTCAAAAGAGGATTTCCTGGAGCCTGATCCTGAAATGCATTTGTTGCGACAGCagctgctgggagctgaggagCAGATGCATGACATGCAGAACAAG TGTAAGAAATTGAGTTGTGAGTTGCAAGAGCTACAGCACCATCGCCGGACCAGTGAGGAGGAGCAGAGGCGGCTGCAGAGGGAGCTCAAGTGTGCACAGGATGAGGTCCTTCGGTTTCAGACTTCCCACAGTGTCACCCAG GAGTTACAGTGCCAGCTACAGAAGCTGCAGCTGCAGTACCAGAGCATCATGTGTGAGAAGGACGAGCTGCTGGCCGTGCAGCAGCAGCTGCAAGACAGCCTGCGCTGCCACGAGGCAGAGGTGCAGCACCTCAAGGGCATCGTGGCCTCCTTCcaagagagcagagagaag aaTGCAGAGATGCACGCCCAGCTGCAGGAGATGAAGCGGCTGTACCAGACCAGCAAGGATGCGCTGGAGCGGCAAAAGCACATGTATGATCAGCTCGAGCAGGACTTCTTGCTCTGCCGGCAGGAGCTGCAGCAGCTCAAGACCACCCAGTCCATCCCAGAGGACAAGGGAAAGTGTGCTGATAAG TGTGACGCACTGCTCTTCAGACTGACAGAATTGCAGGAGAGGTACAAGGCCAGCCAGAAGGATATGGCGCAGCTGCAGATGGGGCAGTGCGAGCTCctggagaggcagaggaggatgCAGGAGGCGCAGGGCCAGCTGCACGAAGAGCTGCACAGGCTCACGTTCCCGCTCCCCAGATCTGGTCTCTTCCACAAG AGTCAGGAGCTCCTTACAAAGTTACAAGACCTGGGTGAACTACAGATGGTCTACCAAGGCATGCAGGAGAAGCAGAAAAAACTGATACAGAATCAAGAAAGTGTATTAAAAGAACAATTAGAACTGCACGGAGCGCTGCAACGTTTCAAGGAGTCTGATTTCCGGGAAGTGTTGGAGAATCCGAAGGACTCCAAATGGCCTAAGTCCTCAAAATGTGGTCATAACAAG TCAAAGGTGATCATCGCCCAGATGCAGTCTCTGCAGGAGCTGTACGAGGCCAGTGAGGCTGAGCAGGAGCTGCGGCAGCAGGAGCAGGAGCGGCTTCTAGAGGAGCGGAAGAGGCTGCAGGCCGACCTGCAGCTCtgcctggaagaaatgcacatgCTCCAAGTCCAGTCCCCTTCTGTGAAAATGAGCCTTGAGTCCTACAAGAAGAGTTATGGGACCACGGACACCAGCAACGAGAACTGTCGCAGAGATTGTAACATTGATGACAACGAGAGCTGTCACGAGAGTTACAACAGCAGCCAGGCCAGCGAAGAGAGCGTCCTCCAGAGCTATGACAGGAGCACCAGTACTGGGGAGTCCTGTGGGAGGAGTTaccgcagcagcagcagcagcattgcCTATAAGAGGAGTTACGGCACCAGCAGGAGCTCTGACACCTGTCACAAGAGTTACGTCAGCAGCAGCATGGACGGCGAACTTGCCGATCCTGAAGATATGGAG CGCTTTGAGGACACGGTTGCCAAGGTGTTGATCAAGCTGCAGGGAGTGCAGGCCATGTACCAGCTCAGCCAGGAGGAGCACGACCTGCTGCGGCAGCAGATGAGAAACCTGCTAGACAAGCAGAAAGGGCCGAAGGAAGAGCTGGATGCCTGCGAGAAGGAATTCAAGGAGCGCGTGGAACGCTTGGAGAAGACTGTTGCCTCCCAAAATGAGGAGCACGAG ATCAAAGAACTGCAGGCCAAGCTGCGGGAGCTGCAGCTACAGTACCAGGCTAGCGTGGATGAGCGGGGGCGGCTCCTGGCCATGCAGGAGCAGTTGGAGGGGCAGCTGCAGTGCTGCCAGGAAGAGCTTCACCAGCTCAAAGAGAAGAGGTCCTCTGTTACCAAAGAAACCAAGGGAACGAATGGCAATAAGAACGTGAATAAGAATGCCAATGGGGTTAAAAGTAAAAAGGTGGCCAAGCCAAGCCTGGAGAGTTCTGAGGTCAGCTGTGAGACCAGAAAG AGTCTGGAGGTGGTGCTGTACTACAAGGCCAGCCACGTGGCCTTGGACGATCAAACgaaagaggaaatagaagagGAAACGAAGGAGGCAATTGAGGACAAAACGGAGGCAATTGAGGACGAAACAAAGGAGTCCTGGGATGAACTAGTTTCTGAGCCATCAGGTCCTAGAGAGGTTAAATTCAAAGAAGACCAGGAGGAGAGATATGAAGAGTTCCACAGCCAGGAGGGTAAGGAAGAAGGCAACGaccaaggggaggaggaggatgaagCTTCAGAGGGAAGCAACCCCCTCAAGCCTTCTGAGAGCAAAAAG AACATGTTTGGGATGTGGAAGCCTATGGTGTTCTTGGCCCTTGCAGCTGTGGCTCTGTATGTGTTACCCAACATGCGACCGCAGGAGACAGAGTCCTACCTCGTGGAGTGA